A window of Aerococcus urinae contains these coding sequences:
- a CDS encoding class I SAM-dependent rRNA methyltransferase, giving the protein MRTLTLKKRASQAARAGRLLLKEQDFVKPPHFEEGDLVQVQDQAGDFLALAYLARQNKGIGWIYSYDCQTRWGVDFFQEVFQSAKDKRQGLFHDDLTTAFRVFNGEGDGLGGLTVDYYAGYLLLQWYSLGIYQNKAAIIEALKAVYPEAIAMEGKNRFKNQAVPHKNERLWGQATDQPVLIKENGIKYVTRLADGWMTGIFLDQRLVRDYLMSKLALGKRVLNTFSYTGAFSLAAAMGGALSTTSVDLANRTKELTAEQFAANGIDLGNSHKVYVMDTFDYFAYAKRHDLTYDVIVMDPPSFARNGKQIFKVTDQYPQLVHDALEILSSGGYLICSTNAANYATKTFQRDINQGAKAGGHQIKLVESFHLPDDFPVPPLSPESDYLKVRVYQKQN; this is encoded by the coding sequence ATGCGAACACTCACTCTGAAAAAACGCGCCAGTCAAGCGGCTCGCGCGGGACGCTTATTATTAAAAGAACAGGACTTCGTCAAGCCGCCCCACTTTGAAGAGGGCGACCTGGTCCAAGTCCAAGACCAAGCCGGCGACTTTCTTGCTTTAGCCTACCTGGCCCGGCAAAACAAGGGCATTGGTTGGATCTATAGCTATGACTGTCAGACCCGCTGGGGAGTGGACTTTTTCCAAGAAGTCTTCCAAAGTGCCAAGGACAAACGCCAAGGCCTCTTCCACGATGACTTGACCACGGCCTTTCGGGTCTTTAACGGCGAGGGGGACGGCTTAGGTGGCTTGACGGTGGATTACTACGCTGGCTACCTGCTCCTGCAATGGTATTCTCTGGGCATTTACCAGAACAAGGCAGCCATTATTGAAGCTCTAAAGGCTGTCTACCCTGAAGCCATCGCCATGGAAGGAAAAAACCGCTTCAAAAACCAAGCTGTCCCTCATAAAAATGAACGGCTCTGGGGCCAAGCCACTGACCAGCCGGTCTTAATTAAGGAAAACGGGATCAAATATGTGACCCGTTTGGCCGATGGCTGGATGACCGGGATCTTTTTGGACCAAAGACTGGTCCGCGACTATCTCATGTCGAAACTCGCCTTAGGCAAACGAGTCCTCAACACTTTTTCCTATACCGGCGCCTTTTCCCTGGCAGCAGCCATGGGTGGGGCCTTGTCAACCACTTCAGTAGACCTGGCCAACCGAACCAAGGAACTCACTGCCGAGCAGTTTGCAGCCAATGGGATCGACCTAGGAAATAGTCATAAGGTTTATGTTATGGATACCTTTGACTATTTTGCCTATGCTAAGCGCCACGACCTGACTTATGATGTGATCGTGATGGATCCGCCCAGTTTCGCCCGCAACGGTAAGCAGATCTTCAAGGTGACCGACCAATACCCCCAACTGGTCCACGATGCTCTAGAAATTCTCAGTTCGGGTGGTTATCTGATCTGTTCTACCAATGCGGCTAACTATGCGACCAAAACCTTCCAAAGGGATATTAACCAGGGAGCCAAGGCTGGTGGACATCAGATTAAATTAGTGGAAAGCTTCCACCTGCCTGACGATTTTCCGGTACCGCCGCTAAGTCCTGAGAGCGATTATTTAAAGGTGAGGGTCTACCAAAAGCAGAACTAG
- a CDS encoding VanZ family protein: protein MIFLGPLYHLLAYLLADRVNHFPLIRLLVFSLDKTILYTLIFLAISALIAHVKKRHQPKWQVDRSKYGHVLALFVYLVLLLHLTVLRYDWQWWRLSLVPGVTLRDFHWLPLVDTIKLAYGDSSFSYWYNFFGNVLWFVPFGWLLAYFFRGQRSFFRVLLMGMAFSFMIECGQLFLGTGLGHIDDVIFNSMGVVIGHFAYDFKHFFLMKHESR from the coding sequence ATGATCTTCCTCGGCCCCCTCTATCACTTACTGGCTTATTTACTGGCGGACCGGGTGAATCATTTTCCCCTGATCCGCCTCTTAGTTTTTTCTCTGGATAAAACCATCCTTTATACTTTAATTTTTCTGGCTATTTCCGCCCTAATCGCCCATGTGAAAAAGCGTCACCAGCCTAAGTGGCAGGTCGATAGGTCCAAGTACGGCCATGTCTTAGCTCTCTTTGTCTACTTGGTCCTCCTCCTCCACCTGACAGTCTTGCGCTATGACTGGCAGTGGTGGCGCTTATCCCTAGTTCCTGGAGTAACTTTACGGGACTTCCACTGGCTGCCCTTGGTGGATACCATCAAACTGGCCTATGGGGATTCCAGTTTTTCCTATTGGTATAACTTTTTTGGCAATGTCCTCTGGTTTGTTCCTTTTGGCTGGTTATTGGCTTATTTCTTCCGGGGGCAACGGAGTTTCTTCCGAGTCCTTTTGATGGGAATGGCCTTTTCCTTTATGATTGAATGTGGCCAGCTCTTTTTAGGGACGGGACTTGGCCATATCGATGACGTGATTTTTAACAGTATGGGCGTGGTGATCGGCCATTTTGCCTATGACTTTAAACATTTCTTCCTAATGAAACATGAAAGCAGGTAA
- a CDS encoding sensor histidine kinase has translation MRYLYQQLASFAILVLVTVCELSFTFFRYTESQIYQQVFDDLETVYSEIQGRQVSRGMLEEAQNWFEDSFQIKIFWYNADNQRIYPQSLTDKDNGDYAEAGLPQDDIVSMKEKGRLGLFDFDLGFTGDSPDAYAIAVPLEDGDSGDYSGYLVIGQAAGGIRQTINKLKANIFQGVAISVVAAVILAIMMARYQTSRINRLRQATRSVTQGHYLQIPSAHRDELDDLADDFNDMTASLAESVVEIERQERMRHQLIMDIAHELRTPLTTMNGLLEGLRYHIFPKDKEERSLELLHKETQRLIRLVNDNLDYEKIRAHEIVLNQVTFPVKSVLEELVIQAKELTDKKDDRIVLHCPDDLTVYADMDRFRQIIFNLVHNAIQFTESGTITIDADLGEDQWTTIRVRDTGIGMTESELANIWERFYKVDQSRKASAYGESGLGLSIVKQLMKVHQADIRVTSEIDKGTQFTLRFPPESQVKAWEDDHEAANSDSQTSDDSSDSANLS, from the coding sequence TTGCGTTACCTATACCAACAATTAGCTTCCTTTGCGATTTTGGTTTTGGTGACGGTTTGCGAACTTTCCTTTACCTTTTTTCGTTACACGGAGAGTCAGATCTACCAACAAGTCTTTGATGACTTAGAGACCGTCTATTCCGAAATCCAAGGTCGGCAAGTGTCTCGTGGGATGTTAGAAGAGGCCCAGAATTGGTTTGAAGATTCCTTTCAGATTAAGATTTTCTGGTATAACGCGGATAACCAACGCATCTATCCTCAGTCCCTCACTGACAAGGACAATGGCGACTATGCTGAAGCGGGCTTGCCCCAAGATGACATTGTTTCCATGAAAGAGAAGGGCCGTTTAGGTTTATTCGACTTTGATCTGGGCTTTACCGGGGATAGTCCCGATGCCTATGCTATTGCCGTGCCCCTAGAAGACGGCGATTCGGGTGACTACTCGGGCTACTTGGTGATCGGTCAGGCAGCGGGTGGCATTCGTCAAACCATTAATAAGTTAAAGGCCAATATTTTCCAAGGGGTGGCGATTTCGGTGGTAGCCGCGGTGATCCTAGCTATTATGATGGCCCGCTACCAAACCTCGCGGATCAACCGCCTGCGTCAGGCCACCCGTTCGGTCACCCAAGGCCATTATCTGCAAATTCCTTCCGCCCACCGCGACGAACTAGATGACTTGGCTGATGACTTTAATGATATGACGGCCTCCCTAGCCGAATCGGTAGTGGAGATCGAACGTCAAGAACGCATGCGCCACCAATTGATTATGGATATCGCCCACGAACTCAGGACCCCGCTCACCACCATGAACGGGCTTTTGGAGGGCTTGCGCTACCATATCTTCCCCAAGGACAAGGAAGAACGGAGCTTGGAGCTCTTGCATAAGGAAACCCAGCGCTTGATCCGTTTAGTTAACGATAACTTGGACTATGAGAAAATCCGGGCCCATGAAATTGTCCTCAACCAGGTGACTTTTCCTGTTAAATCGGTTCTAGAAGAACTGGTGATCCAGGCCAAGGAACTGACCGATAAGAAAGATGACCGGATTGTCTTGCATTGTCCGGACGACTTGACCGTGTATGCGGACATGGACCGCTTCCGGCAAATTATTTTTAACCTGGTCCACAATGCCATCCAGTTTACCGAATCTGGTACCATCACTATTGATGCTGACCTCGGTGAAGACCAGTGGACCACTATTCGCGTTCGCGACACCGGAATCGGGATGACCGAGAGCGAATTAGCCAATATTTGGGAACGCTTCTATAAGGTCGATCAGTCGCGTAAGGCCTCAGCTTATGGCGAATCGGGCCTGGGACTGTCCATTGTTAAGCAACTCATGAAAGTCCACCAAGCCGATATCCGGGTAACTAGTGAAATTGATAAGGGCACCCAGTTTACCCTGCGTTTCCCGCCTGAAAGTCAAGTCAAGGCTTGGGAAGATGATCACGAGGCAGCAAATAGTGACTCTCAAACCAGTGATGACTCCTCTGACTCAGCTAATCTCAGCTAA
- a CDS encoding response regulator transcription factor, translated as MKILMIEDNTSVAEMLSMFLDQEEGWESHFSYDGQEGYDYFKAHEDEIDIVILDLNLPSKDGISICQDIRKSNQDVIIIMLTARDSESDQVLGLGLGADDYITKPFSPLTLVAKMHALLRRRDANDNRESQAQEEKSLIKTEYLTIDPNTREASFHGQAIANLTPKEFDILALLASHPKQVFTRDHLLTSLWEDPFYGDERTVDAHIKKLRQKMEKNGPQAIRTVWGVGYKYDESGEK; from the coding sequence GTGAAAATTTTGATGATTGAAGATAATACCAGTGTGGCAGAAATGCTATCCATGTTCCTTGACCAAGAAGAGGGATGGGAGAGTCATTTTTCCTATGATGGCCAGGAAGGTTACGACTATTTCAAGGCCCATGAGGATGAGATTGATATCGTGATTTTAGACCTCAATTTACCTTCAAAGGATGGCATTAGTATCTGCCAAGATATTCGCAAAAGCAACCAAGATGTAATTATTATTATGCTGACAGCACGGGATAGTGAAAGTGACCAAGTCCTGGGCCTGGGCCTAGGAGCAGATGACTATATTACTAAGCCCTTTAGTCCCTTGACCCTGGTGGCTAAGATGCACGCCTTATTGAGACGACGGGATGCCAATGACAACCGGGAAAGCCAAGCCCAAGAAGAGAAGAGCCTGATTAAGACCGAGTACTTAACCATTGACCCCAATACCCGGGAGGCTTCCTTCCACGGTCAAGCCATTGCGAATTTGACACCCAAGGAATTTGATATTCTGGCCCTCTTAGCTTCTCATCCTAAGCAGGTCTTCACCCGCGACCACCTCTTGACCAGTTTGTGGGAAGACCCCTTCTACGGGGACGAGCGGACGGTGGATGCCCACATCAAAAAACTTCGTCAAAAGATGGAAAAGAACGGCCCCCAAGCTATTCGAACCGTCTGGGGTGTGGGTTATAAATACGATGAAAGTGGGGAGAAGTAA
- a CDS encoding single-stranded DNA-binding protein: protein MNQVQLIGRLARDIEMTQTGSKHQVLNNTLAVNRFVGGEKQTDFIPITAWNATAQLIDKYLDKGDEIGIVGNLHMNHYTNKDQVEVYQLEVIIREVFFLRKKQGDKAVQDINIEVTKV, encoded by the coding sequence ATGAACCAAGTCCAACTCATTGGCCGCTTAGCCCGAGACATTGAAATGACACAAACGGGAAGTAAACACCAAGTCCTAAACAATACCTTAGCCGTCAACCGCTTTGTCGGAGGAGAGAAGCAGACCGATTTTATCCCTATTACCGCTTGGAATGCGACCGCCCAGCTGATTGATAAATACCTGGACAAGGGCGACGAAATTGGCATCGTGGGGAACTTGCATATGAACCACTATACCAATAAAGACCAAGTGGAGGTTTACCAATTGGAAGTCATTATCCGCGAAGTCTTCTTCTTGCGCAAGAAGCAAGGCGACAAGGCGGTCCAAGATATTAATATTGAAGTCACTAAGGTTTAA
- a CDS encoding GNAT family N-acetyltransferase yields the protein MSSQYQICEVTPRENYISELLAIWEASVRASHDFLSEAAIKAIKAEVPGALMTVDHLVMVKAHTGQIAGFMGMAGENLEMLFLHPNYWGQGMGRALLKEGIASYGLSQLTVNEQNPQAVGFYQQLGFVPYRRTALDTEGRPYPLLYMHYLNEAQESEE from the coding sequence ATGTCAAGTCAATATCAGATCTGTGAAGTGACTCCTAGGGAGAACTATATTTCAGAGCTTCTTGCGATTTGGGAGGCCTCTGTACGAGCCAGTCATGACTTTCTCTCGGAGGCTGCCATCAAGGCTATTAAAGCAGAGGTGCCAGGTGCTTTAATGACGGTTGACCACTTAGTGATGGTTAAGGCGCATACGGGACAAATTGCTGGTTTCATGGGAATGGCTGGCGAAAACCTGGAGATGCTCTTCCTTCATCCAAATTATTGGGGGCAAGGAATGGGTCGAGCCTTGCTTAAGGAAGGAATCGCCTCCTATGGGCTTAGCCAGCTAACTGTGAATGAACAAAATCCCCAAGCAGTTGGCTTTTATCAACAATTGGGTTTTGTTCCTTATCGTCGGACGGCCTTGGATACCGAGGGCAGACCCTATCCTTTGCTTTATATGCACTACCTCAATGAAGCCCAGGAAAGTGAAGAGTAA
- the whiA gene encoding DNA-binding protein WhiA, which produces MVSFAASVKKELTQLKLDQEEARAELSAIIRMNGALQIVEGELSLNIQTENAAITQRIYTLLKTYFQVHGEILVRKKMKLKKNNVYIVRVKQAVDLLLDQLGILGDSSILEKAPADIIYNDPTRRAYLRGAFLAGGSVNNPETSSYHLEIYSSHESHALQLAELMNRYHMNARTTNRRKGVITYLKEAEKISDFLALLGASSAILRFENVRVTRDMRNSVNRMVNCENANMNKTIDAAAKQIRSIQHIQNTIGLDKLPDKLQEVAQARLDNPSATIKELGELLPSGPVSKSGINHRLRRLNQYAENL; this is translated from the coding sequence GTGGTTTCTTTTGCAGCCAGTGTCAAGAAAGAACTGACCCAATTAAAGCTTGACCAAGAGGAAGCGCGCGCAGAACTATCCGCCATTATTCGTATGAACGGTGCTTTGCAGATCGTTGAAGGCGAACTCTCATTGAACATTCAAACGGAAAATGCGGCTATTACCCAAAGAATTTATACCCTTTTAAAAACATACTTCCAGGTCCACGGGGAAATCCTGGTTCGGAAGAAGATGAAATTAAAGAAAAATAATGTCTATATTGTCCGGGTTAAACAAGCCGTTGACCTGCTCTTAGACCAACTGGGCATTCTCGGCGATTCCAGTATCTTAGAAAAAGCTCCAGCAGACATTATTTATAACGATCCCACGCGGCGGGCTTATTTACGGGGAGCCTTTCTGGCTGGGGGGTCGGTCAATAATCCAGAAACCTCCTCCTATCACTTGGAGATCTACTCCAGCCATGAAAGCCATGCCCTCCAGCTGGCAGAATTGATGAATCGCTATCATATGAATGCCCGGACCACCAATCGGCGCAAGGGAGTCATCACTTATCTCAAAGAAGCGGAAAAAATCTCTGATTTCTTGGCGCTTTTAGGAGCCTCTAGTGCCATCTTGCGCTTTGAAAATGTTCGGGTGACTCGCGACATGCGCAATTCGGTCAACCGCATGGTCAACTGTGAAAATGCCAATATGAATAAGACCATTGATGCGGCTGCCAAGCAAATTCGCAGCATCCAGCACATTCAAAACACCATTGGTCTCGATAAATTACCGGATAAACTCCAGGAAGTCGCCCAAGCCCGCCTCGATAACCCCTCGGCCACCATCAAAGAACTCGGCGAACTCCTCCCCTCCGGCCCCGTCTCTAAATCCGGCATCAACCACCGCCTCAGAAGACTCAACCAATACGCGGAAAATCTTTAG
- a CDS encoding gluconeogenesis factor YvcK family protein, with amino-acid sequence MSESRNYYPKITVIGGGTGLPILLSGLKSANCDLTAVVTVADDGGSSGKLRSALNTIPPGDLRNCLVALSDSDRLYKDVFQYRFAPEDQEFSGHAIGNLIIAALTEMRGSIYSALKLLSVAMAVKGRVLPACEEPLILQAHYQEGDMIEGETTIVEEKRPIQSVSVRLANQSASDQRVKAGRGVVDAIMGADMVVLGPGSLYTSILPNIVIPEIRQALQETSATVVYICNIMTQLGETEGFSDADHLRVINDHLQGHYVDACLLNRTTVPYEYIENNEVLDYLVQVSHDRQALKDQEAEIIGWDFLNLKDSGVYHDKDKLVQALIQVYRDHHQH; translated from the coding sequence ATGAGTGAGTCAAGGAACTATTACCCTAAAATTACCGTGATAGGCGGAGGGACAGGTCTTCCCATTCTCCTATCCGGTTTGAAGAGCGCCAACTGCGACTTAACCGCTGTGGTGACTGTCGCAGATGACGGGGGCTCTTCGGGCAAATTGCGGTCGGCCTTAAATACCATCCCCCCAGGCGACTTGCGTAACTGCTTAGTGGCCTTATCGGACTCCGATAGACTCTATAAGGATGTCTTCCAGTACCGCTTTGCCCCTGAGGACCAGGAGTTTTCCGGACATGCCATTGGAAACTTGATTATTGCTGCTCTCACCGAAATGCGGGGGAGTATCTATTCGGCCTTGAAATTATTATCGGTCGCCATGGCAGTCAAAGGCCGGGTCCTTCCCGCCTGTGAAGAGCCCTTGATCCTACAAGCCCACTACCAAGAGGGCGATATGATCGAAGGGGAGACCACCATCGTTGAGGAAAAACGGCCCATCCAGTCGGTCTCGGTTCGTTTGGCTAATCAATCAGCCTCCGACCAAAGGGTTAAAGCCGGACGGGGCGTGGTGGATGCCATCATGGGAGCGGACATGGTGGTTTTAGGTCCGGGATCGCTTTATACCTCGATCTTACCCAATATCGTGATTCCAGAAATCCGCCAAGCCCTCCAGGAGACTTCAGCGACAGTGGTTTATATCTGTAATATCATGACCCAGTTGGGGGAAACGGAAGGCTTCTCGGATGCTGATCACTTGCGGGTGATCAACGATCATTTACAAGGCCACTATGTCGATGCCTGTCTATTGAATCGGACCACTGTGCCTTATGAATACATTGAAAACAATGAGGTCCTGGATTATCTGGTCCAAGTTAGCCACGACCGGCAAGCTTTGAAAGATCAGGAAGCTGAGATTATCGGCTGGGATTTTCTAAACCTCAAGGATTCTGGGGTTTACCATGACAAGGATAAGCTGGTCCAAGCCCTGATCCAAGTGTACCGTGACCACCATCAACACTAG
- the rapZ gene encoding RNase adapter RapZ, with amino-acid sequence MSENSELNIVIITGMSGAGKTVALQSFEDMGYFCVDNLPPSLLPTFSELIKKSKDINQVCLVIDLRSREFFDEFVHALQLLDNNPKIHSQLVYLDTSDAALVARYKESRRNHPLQKGGTILEGIQREREELSPVRALSHLTIDTTSITPKELRAALIREFHVSDASGFTIEVMSFGFKYGIPIDADIVMDVRFLPNPHYIDELRPLTGEDDPVYNYVMDQDDTEIFYQKFVDLLDFTLPLYEAEGKASLTIAIGCTGGQHRSVALTRRIGQHIMDTTNYTTHISHRDQNKRKGTERNQ; translated from the coding sequence ATGTCAGAAAATAGTGAATTAAATATTGTAATTATTACTGGAATGAGTGGGGCCGGGAAGACGGTTGCCTTACAAAGTTTTGAAGATATGGGATACTTTTGTGTGGATAACTTACCGCCTTCTCTCTTGCCGACTTTTTCCGAGTTGATCAAGAAGTCTAAGGATATCAACCAAGTTTGTCTGGTGATTGACTTACGGTCGCGGGAATTCTTTGATGAATTTGTCCATGCCCTCCAACTCTTGGACAATAACCCTAAAATTCATTCCCAATTGGTCTACCTAGACACTAGTGATGCGGCCTTGGTGGCTCGCTATAAGGAAAGCCGCCGTAACCATCCCTTGCAAAAGGGCGGGACGATTTTAGAGGGGATCCAACGGGAACGGGAAGAGTTGAGTCCAGTTCGGGCCCTCTCCCACTTGACTATTGACACTACTTCGATCACTCCAAAAGAATTGCGGGCGGCCTTGATCCGCGAATTCCATGTCTCTGATGCCTCAGGCTTCACCATTGAAGTCATGTCCTTTGGCTTTAAGTATGGGATCCCCATTGATGCTGATATTGTCATGGACGTGCGTTTCCTGCCTAACCCCCACTATATCGACGAATTGCGTCCCTTAACTGGGGAAGACGATCCCGTTTATAACTATGTGATGGACCAGGACGATACTGAAATTTTCTACCAAAAATTTGTCGACCTCTTAGACTTTACCCTGCCCCTCTATGAAGCCGAAGGGAAAGCCAGCTTGACCATTGCTATTGGCTGTACCGGAGGCCAACACCGATCCGTGGCCCTAACCCGCCGAATCGGTCAACATATCATGGACACAACCAATTACACCACCCATATCAGTCACCGTGACCAGAACAAACGCAAAGGAACGGAGCGAAATCAATGA
- a CDS encoding phospho-sugar mutase has protein sequence MTWKDAYEQWKNFPDLDGQVRAELEELEKDEDALQEAFYKEVNFGTAGMRDLMGPGTNRLNIYTVRQATEGLARVMEEYGQEAVDRGVAIAYDGRHHSLEFAQNAARVLGQHGIKSYIFDGVRPTPELSFTVRHLGTFTGIMITASHNNEYYNGYKVYGEDGGQMPPQDADALVNHVKDVNMLTIPLADLDEIKDKGLYQVIGKEVDDAYLKNLETVTVNPDIIEKMKDKVTIVYTPLQGTGQKLMEKALDKAGFENIVYVEEQKEPNGDFSTLDEPNPEYPEAFTYAMRYGKESHADLLIATDPDADRMGAAALMPDGSYKIISGNQIGALLTHYILTARKEEGTLPDNGVIVKSIVSSDLPAKIAESFDIATENTLTGFKFIAEKIQEYEETGEHSFLFGFEESYGYLIKPFARDKDAVQAALLFAEVGAFYKDQGKTVYDGLLDLYKEYGYYLEKTIPLKFEGQAGAKKIESIMANLRQEQPQDIGGQKVLLTEDFQTGERIDDQGQVENFDMSRSNVLKYQLADGSWIAVRPSGTEPKIKFYIGVKADSEDQAAQKVDQYGQVMQALAE, from the coding sequence ATGACTTGGAAAGATGCTTATGAGCAATGGAAGAATTTCCCTGATTTAGATGGTCAGGTTCGTGCTGAATTAGAAGAATTAGAAAAAGACGAAGACGCCCTCCAGGAAGCTTTCTACAAAGAGGTAAACTTTGGGACGGCTGGCATGCGTGACTTAATGGGCCCTGGGACCAATCGTTTGAATATTTATACTGTTCGCCAAGCCACAGAAGGATTAGCCCGAGTAATGGAAGAATACGGCCAAGAAGCCGTTGACCGTGGGGTAGCCATTGCCTATGACGGTCGCCATCATTCTCTAGAATTTGCTCAAAATGCGGCTCGGGTGCTGGGCCAACATGGGATTAAATCCTATATCTTTGATGGGGTTCGTCCAACACCAGAGCTCTCCTTTACTGTCCGCCACTTGGGCACCTTTACCGGGATTATGATTACTGCCAGCCACAATAACGAATACTATAATGGCTACAAGGTATACGGGGAAGACGGGGGGCAAATGCCTCCTCAAGATGCTGATGCCTTGGTCAACCACGTCAAAGACGTCAATATGTTAACCATTCCCCTGGCTGATTTGGATGAAATTAAGGACAAGGGACTCTACCAAGTGATCGGTAAGGAAGTCGATGACGCTTACTTGAAGAACCTGGAAACCGTGACTGTGAACCCTGACATTATCGAAAAGATGAAGGACAAGGTCACTATTGTCTACACCCCGCTACAAGGGACGGGACAAAAATTGATGGAAAAAGCCTTAGACAAGGCTGGTTTTGAAAACATTGTCTACGTAGAAGAACAAAAAGAACCCAATGGGGACTTCTCCACCTTGGATGAACCCAACCCCGAATACCCAGAAGCCTTCACCTATGCCATGCGTTACGGCAAGGAAAGTCACGCGGACCTCTTGATTGCTACTGACCCGGATGCTGACCGGATGGGGGCGGCGGCTTTAATGCCAGACGGGTCCTACAAGATTATTTCTGGTAACCAAATTGGGGCACTATTAACCCACTATATCCTTACTGCTCGTAAGGAAGAGGGGACGCTGCCAGATAATGGCGTGATTGTGAAATCGATCGTGTCCAGTGACCTGCCCGCTAAGATTGCGGAATCTTTTGATATTGCGACCGAAAATACCCTGACCGGCTTTAAATTCATCGCCGAAAAAATCCAAGAATACGAAGAGACTGGTGAACATAGCTTCCTCTTTGGCTTTGAAGAAAGTTATGGCTACTTGATTAAGCCTTTTGCACGCGACAAGGATGCTGTTCAAGCGGCCCTCTTATTTGCCGAAGTGGGGGCCTTCTACAAGGACCAAGGCAAGACCGTTTATGACGGACTCCTGGACCTTTACAAGGAATATGGTTACTACCTGGAAAAAACCATTCCGCTTAAATTTGAAGGCCAAGCCGGCGCTAAGAAAATTGAAAGTATTATGGCTAACTTGCGCCAAGAACAACCCCAAGACATTGGCGGTCAAAAAGTCCTATTAACCGAAGACTTCCAAACTGGGGAACGGATTGACGACCAAGGTCAGGTGGAAAACTTCGACATGTCCCGGTCCAATGTCTTGAAATACCAACTGGCAGATGGGTCATGGATTGCAGTACGGCCAAGTGGGACCGAACCCAAGATTAAGTTCTACATCGGGGTCAAGGCTGATTCCGAAGACCAAGCTGCCCAAAAAGTGGACCAATATGGTCAAGTCATGCAAGCTTTGGCAGAATAA
- a CDS encoding MFS transporter, translated as MKENKLFYGWWVVLGAIIMLAVMGPASVAVANLFQPYVVEEFGIANSAFAIVNSIVLGMGIFVSPFVSQQFAKKGNFKRFYLIGVLAYAISYGLYAFAPNIYVFYLLSIGVGFGYTATTIIPVSMLVNNWFVKSRGTALSLSFAGLGLGGIIFSQLLTWLIGDMGWRMAYLVYAIIMLVVGIPIVMMLFVEHPEAKGLHALGAAEVDDTADHQEEDQTGVKLPTKAAFKKPFFIMLLIGTVFIGISNNGGLGQFPPYVQQLHGAGKMAQMVSIYSGVGILGKLVLGVVNDKFGVRIATLYASLLCALAYFLMLFSGNYTFVFLMAIFFGLGNAIGTVLPPLMTSSIFKADDYPKAYGIVQSALMLGMTSGSLLAATLADVSGTYQTAWIFLAVLSALIAVFWIAAHKQAHKYI; from the coding sequence ATGAAAGAAAATAAGTTATTCTATGGTTGGTGGGTCGTACTCGGCGCCATTATCATGCTAGCGGTCATGGGACCGGCTTCGGTAGCCGTAGCCAACCTCTTCCAACCCTATGTCGTTGAAGAATTTGGCATTGCTAACTCAGCCTTTGCCATTGTTAACTCCATTGTGCTGGGGATGGGGATCTTTGTCTCACCCTTTGTCTCCCAACAATTCGCTAAGAAGGGGAATTTCAAGCGCTTTTATCTGATCGGTGTGCTTGCTTATGCCATTTCTTACGGTTTATATGCCTTTGCCCCGAATATTTATGTCTTTTATTTGCTCTCTATTGGGGTAGGCTTCGGTTATACCGCCACCACCATTATTCCAGTGTCCATGCTGGTCAATAATTGGTTTGTGAAAAGTCGGGGGACCGCCCTCAGCCTTTCCTTCGCTGGACTCGGTCTGGGCGGAATTATCTTCAGTCAATTACTAACTTGGTTAATTGGTGACATGGGTTGGCGGATGGCTTACTTAGTTTACGCCATTATCATGTTAGTGGTCGGAATTCCGATTGTGATGATGCTCTTTGTGGAACACCCTGAAGCTAAAGGTCTCCATGCCTTGGGAGCAGCTGAAGTGGATGACACGGCTGACCACCAAGAAGAGGACCAGACGGGGGTGAAATTACCCACCAAAGCAGCCTTCAAGAAGCCTTTCTTTATCATGTTATTAATCGGTACCGTCTTTATCGGTATCTCGAATAACGGGGGCTTGGGGCAATTCCCACCTTACGTCCAACAACTCCACGGCGCGGGTAAGATGGCCCAAATGGTATCCATCTACTCTGGGGTAGGGATTCTTGGAAAGTTAGTTCTCGGTGTGGTCAATGACAAGTTTGGTGTTCGGATCGCGACGCTTTACGCTTCTCTGCTTTGCGCCTTGGCTTACTTCTTGATGCTCTTCAGTGGCAACTATACCTTTGTCTTCCTGATGGCCATTTTCTTTGGCTTAGGGAACGCCATCGGTACCGTTTTACCGCCATTGATGACCTCATCGATCTTTAAAGCCGATGACTATCCTAAAGCATACGGAATTGTTCAAAGCGCCTTGATGTTAGGGATGACTTCTGGGTCGCTCCTCGCAGCAACCCTAGCGGATGTTTCTGGGACCTACCAAACGGCCTGGATCTTCCTGGCAGTCCTCTCAGCCTTAATCGCTGTTTTCTGGATCGCCGCCCACAAACAAGCACACAAGTATATTTAA